A genome region from Candidatus Acidiferrales bacterium includes the following:
- the dapA gene encoding 4-hydroxy-tetrahydrodipicolinate synthase has translation MDAKQLKGCGTALVTPFSMDGKLDEKALRRLVQFQIREGIDFLVPCGTTGESPTLSRDEHRRVVEIVCEEAGGRVPVVAGAGGNNTQVVIEQIRELEKLTIDAILSVAPYYNKPTQEGFYQHFRAIAERASLPVIVYNVPGRTGSNVEPATLGRLATIPNILGVKEASGNIGQQAELFRAVPESFKVFSGDDAITLPLMALGGVGVISVASNEVPAEMTRLTHFCLEGNYAEARKLQHRLLPLMQANFIESNPIPVKAALKMMGLIEEVYRLPLVPMKPANRAKLEEILMETGILHRAHGIA, from the coding sequence ATGGACGCAAAACAACTCAAAGGCTGCGGCACCGCCCTGGTGACGCCTTTTTCGATGGACGGCAAGCTCGATGAAAAGGCGCTGCGCCGGCTGGTGCAGTTTCAAATCCGCGAGGGGATAGACTTCCTCGTGCCCTGCGGCACGACCGGAGAAAGTCCGACCTTGTCGAGAGACGAACACCGCCGTGTGGTCGAGATCGTCTGCGAGGAAGCAGGCGGCCGGGTCCCGGTGGTGGCGGGAGCGGGCGGGAATAACACCCAAGTGGTCATCGAGCAGATTCGTGAGCTTGAGAAATTAACGATTGACGCCATTCTTTCCGTGGCCCCCTACTACAACAAGCCGACACAAGAGGGTTTTTATCAGCATTTCCGGGCCATTGCCGAGCGCGCCTCGCTGCCGGTGATTGTTTATAACGTCCCCGGCCGGACGGGATCGAACGTTGAGCCGGCAACGCTTGGCCGGCTCGCTACGATTCCCAACATTCTTGGGGTGAAGGAAGCGTCAGGCAACATCGGCCAGCAGGCCGAGCTCTTCCGGGCGGTCCCGGAGTCATTCAAAGTCTTTTCCGGCGACGATGCCATCACCCTGCCGCTGATGGCGCTCGGCGGGGTCGGTGTCATTTCCGTTGCCTCCAACGAAGTGCCGGCGGAGATGACCCGGTTGACCCATTTTTGCCTCGAAGGAAATTACGCGGAAGCAAGGAAGCTCCAGCACCGCTTGCTCCCGCTCATGCAAGCCAATTTCATCGAGTCGAACCCCATTCCGGTCAAGGCGGCGCTCAAGATGATGGGCTTGATCGAAGAGGTTTATCGCCTGCCGCTCGTTCCGATGAAGCCGGCCAATCGCGCGAAGCTCGAAGAAATCCTCATGGAGACCGGGATTCTCCACAGGGCACATGGGATTGCGTGA
- the dapB gene encoding 4-hydroxy-tetrahydrodipicolinate reductase has product MNLALLGHGRMGQLVEELARRKGLNVKLILDERNNSSQQGLTAENLEAIDVCIDFTAPEAVVGNMERLSRLGKKMVVGTTGWYKELDRVRALVHDGKAGLVYSPNFSISMNIFYKIVAEGARWFHAISLYDPWIEEAHHKMKKDAPSGTALRLKQILAEAYKTGEIPTTSMRAGYIPGTHRVGFDSEADSVTLTHTARSRMAFAEGALMAASWIRERVGIYEFSEILFGDC; this is encoded by the coding sequence ATGAACCTGGCTCTGCTGGGCCATGGCCGGATGGGGCAACTGGTGGAGGAACTGGCTCGGCGCAAAGGCCTGAACGTAAAATTGATCTTGGATGAGCGGAACAATTCGAGCCAGCAGGGCCTTACCGCGGAAAATCTGGAGGCGATTGACGTTTGCATTGATTTCACAGCGCCGGAAGCGGTGGTCGGGAATATGGAGCGCCTCTCTCGCCTTGGCAAGAAAATGGTGGTCGGAACAACGGGCTGGTATAAGGAATTGGATCGAGTGCGGGCGCTGGTGCACGATGGCAAGGCCGGTCTGGTTTATAGCCCGAATTTTTCCATCAGCATGAATATCTTCTACAAGATTGTTGCCGAAGGAGCGCGGTGGTTCCATGCGATCTCTCTCTATGACCCCTGGATTGAAGAGGCGCATCACAAGATGAAAAAGGATGCGCCCTCCGGGACGGCCTTGCGCTTGAAACAGATTTTGGCGGAAGCGTACAAAACCGGCGAGATCCCGACGACGAGCATGCGAGCGGGCTACATCCCGGGGACGCACCGGGTCGGGTTCGATTCCGAGGCGGATTCGGTGACGCTCACCCACACGGCTCGCAGCCGGATGGCATTTGCCGAGGGGGCGCTGATGGCGGCGTCCTGGATCAGGGAGAGGGTCGGCATCTACGAATTTTCCGAAATTCTGTTCGGGGACTGTTAG
- a CDS encoding M20/M25/M40 family metallo-hydrolase — protein sequence MPGSKRSRSRREGRSRGSRLAFDLFPFVRALVDTQSLSGNESRVAGLIASFLARQGFKVSLQPFASGRMNVVAAWGTPEVVLSTHLDTVPPFFASREDDDAIYGRGSCDAKGILAAQIGAALKLKAAKVRNFGLLFTAGEEHDSAGAKAANELPNACRFLINGEPTENKLATATKGAQRCELVAEGRPAHSAYPEWGDSAISRLLQGLRALESLPLPKDEVLGETTYNVGVIAGGRAANVIPDRARAEIYFRTVQPAAPLRSRLRLALEPHCRINFAPEVPPVRLVALDGFDTVIARFTSDVPHLTRWGKPLLLGPGSMREAHSENEHVSKKELTEAVEIYSRMVTRLKRILAEEGESTE from the coding sequence ATGCCGGGATCGAAACGAAGCCGGTCACGCCGGGAAGGCCGGTCGCGCGGCAGCCGGCTCGCCTTTGATCTCTTCCCTTTTGTTCGCGCCCTTGTGGACACACAATCGCTCAGCGGAAACGAATCTCGCGTGGCCGGGTTGATCGCCAGCTTTCTTGCCCGCCAGGGGTTCAAGGTCAGCCTGCAACCTTTTGCCTCCGGGCGGATGAACGTGGTGGCCGCGTGGGGGACGCCGGAGGTGGTGCTGAGCACGCATCTGGACACCGTCCCGCCTTTCTTTGCTTCCCGGGAAGATGACGACGCGATCTACGGGCGCGGGTCGTGCGATGCCAAAGGTATTCTGGCGGCCCAGATAGGCGCCGCGCTGAAGCTGAAGGCCGCCAAGGTCCGAAATTTTGGCTTGCTGTTTACCGCCGGGGAGGAGCACGACAGCGCCGGAGCCAAGGCGGCCAACGAATTGCCCAACGCCTGTCGCTTCCTGATCAACGGCGAACCGACGGAGAACAAATTGGCCACGGCCACGAAGGGGGCGCAGAGGTGCGAGCTTGTGGCAGAAGGACGCCCGGCGCACTCTGCCTATCCCGAGTGGGGCGACTCGGCCATCTCGCGGCTGCTCCAGGGCCTGCGCGCGCTCGAATCTTTGCCATTGCCCAAGGACGAGGTGCTCGGCGAGACAACCTATAACGTCGGTGTCATCGCCGGCGGCCGTGCGGCCAATGTGATTCCGGATCGCGCGCGGGCCGAAATCTATTTCCGGACGGTTCAACCCGCCGCGCCACTGCGCTCCAGACTTCGCCTCGCTCTTGAACCCCATTGCCGGATCAACTTTGCCCCGGAAGTGCCGCCGGTGCGGCTCGTCGCCCTCGATGGCTTCGACACCGTGATCGCCCGCTTTACCTCGGATGTTCCGCACCTCACCCGATGGGGGAAGCCGCTGCTGCTCGGGCCCGGCTCCATGCGCGAAGCCCATTCTGAAAACGAACACGTTTCGAAAAAAGAATTGACGGAGGCCGTCGAAATCTACTCACGCATGGTCACCCGGCTCAAGCGAATCCTTGCCGAAGAAGGAGAGTCAACGGAATGA
- a CDS encoding DUF1634 domain-containing protein, producing the protein MPGEKNLKTRVWIMVSLSAGVYSSALLLALGLIGFLVRDAAAVPAGAGPGTLVRQTLHEHASAVLHLGLWLLLVTPILRVLAAAVGFLAERDHRYFGVACGVLGIILSGLWLALHV; encoded by the coding sequence GTGCCGGGAGAGAAGAACCTAAAAACCCGCGTTTGGATTATGGTCAGTCTTTCGGCGGGCGTTTATAGTTCGGCGCTGCTGTTGGCCTTGGGGCTCATCGGATTTCTTGTCCGCGACGCGGCGGCCGTTCCCGCGGGAGCGGGGCCGGGCACTCTTGTTCGACAGACACTGCATGAGCACGCCAGCGCCGTCCTGCATTTGGGCCTGTGGTTGCTTCTGGTCACTCCGATTCTGCGCGTTTTGGCGGCGGCGGTGGGCTTTCTCGCTGAACGGGACCACCGATACTTTGGTGTTGCTTGCGGCGTGCTGGGTATTATCCTTTCGGGTTTGTGGCTTGCGCTTCACGTTTGA
- a CDS encoding sulfite exporter TauE/SafE family protein — protein sequence MTTAFLFALIGLGFFVGIIGALLGIGGALILIPVLTLFFEVPLEKAIGVGLVSIIATSSAAASVYVQEKLTDIRLGMLLELGTTMGAVFGALVVGYFSRKALALMLALFLLYSATSMVRKIRSADDEPAAPAGEYSIRHIPVGLAGSAFAGAISGLLGIGGGPIKVPLMYLVMGVPLRVATATSNFMIGVTGATSALIYFVRGRVDVAVTAPVVLGVFSGSLLGSKIAPAIRSRYILTVFSLLLLYLAVEMFRVGFGLHSP from the coding sequence ATGACCACCGCTTTTCTGTTCGCCTTGATCGGACTCGGATTCTTCGTCGGGATCATCGGCGCGCTCCTGGGCATTGGCGGCGCATTGATTCTCATTCCTGTTTTGACGCTCTTTTTTGAAGTGCCCCTTGAAAAGGCCATTGGCGTCGGCCTTGTCAGCATCATTGCCACCTCCAGCGCGGCGGCTTCCGTCTATGTTCAGGAAAAACTGACCGACATTCGGCTCGGGATGCTGCTGGAGCTCGGGACGACGATGGGCGCCGTTTTTGGCGCGCTGGTGGTGGGCTATTTCAGTCGTAAAGCGCTGGCGCTCATGCTGGCTCTGTTCCTCTTGTATTCGGCTACGTCCATGGTGCGCAAAATTCGGAGCGCTGATGACGAGCCGGCCGCGCCGGCAGGCGAGTACTCGATCCGGCACATACCGGTGGGTCTGGCCGGCTCGGCTTTTGCCGGCGCCATCTCCGGGCTCTTGGGGATCGGCGGCGGCCCCATCAAGGTGCCGCTGATGTACCTGGTGATGGGCGTGCCGCTGCGGGTAGCAACAGCCACCAGCAATTTCATGATCGGGGTTACCGGCGCCACGAGCGCGTTGATCTACTTTGTGCGCGGTCGCGTGGACGTGGCTGTGACCGCCCCGGTGGTTCTTGGCGTTTTTTCCGGATCGTTGCTCGGCTCAAAGATTGCGCCGGCCATTCGCAGCCGTTATATCCTGACGGTGTTTTCTCTCTTGCTGTTGTACCTTGCCGTGGAAATGTTCCGGGTAGGCTTCGGGCTGCATTCGCCCTAG
- the pnp gene encoding polyribonucleotide nucleotidyltransferase codes for MIYQASVEIGGRMLTIETGKVAKQANGAAYLRYGDSVVLASACATGAPRQGIDFFPLTVDYREYNYAAGKIPGGFFKREGRPSEREILTCRMIDRPIRPLFSEGFRNETQVIAMVLSADDVNDTDIISICASGAALYLSDIPFDKAIAGVRVGLVNGQLVANPTYAEQKASLLNIVVVATEDAIVMVEAAAQEVTEETVLEALQFGHEQIKKIIAALKQLYAQMGVVKQPVTPVPFDEALNKEIEARYRERLSDALNTRKYSKKESQKKVDELADELKASIPEEDEEKRQEAARHFEILRERIFRDEMLLRHRRPDGRAFDEIRPVTCEIGMLPRVHGSALFTRGETQALVTVTLGTKEDKQRLDLLWEEESFKRFMLHYNFPPFSVGEVAFLRGPGRREIGHGALAERSLLNMVPPEESFPYTIRIVSDILESNGSSSMASVCGGSLALMDAGVPVKSAVSGIAMGLVKEGDRYAILTDIAGAEDHYGDMDFKVAGTRKGITALQMDIKIGGLTTQIMVEALMQAKKGRLQILDTMDASIAAPRPSISPFAPRVFTLTIATDKIRDLIGPGGKMIRSIIEATGVKIDVEDTGKVNVFAVDGESANKAIAMIQNVTATAEVGKTYLGKVVRLVDFGAFVEIFPGTDGLLHISEVAEQRIRDVRDELKEGDQILVKVLAVEGNKIKLSRKAVLREQRNKQARPQ; via the coding sequence ATGATTTATCAGGCAAGTGTGGAAATTGGCGGCCGGATGCTCACCATTGAGACCGGCAAGGTGGCCAAGCAGGCCAATGGCGCGGCCTATTTGCGCTATGGCGACAGCGTTGTTCTTGCCTCGGCGTGCGCAACCGGTGCGCCGCGCCAGGGCATCGATTTCTTTCCCCTCACGGTGGATTACCGCGAGTACAACTACGCCGCCGGTAAAATTCCCGGCGGGTTTTTCAAGCGCGAGGGCAGACCTTCCGAGCGCGAAATCCTGACCTGCCGCATGATCGACCGTCCCATACGGCCGCTCTTTTCGGAAGGGTTTCGCAACGAGACCCAGGTGATTGCGATGGTGCTTTCTGCCGACGATGTGAACGATACCGACATCATCAGCATTTGCGCCTCGGGGGCGGCGCTCTACCTCTCCGATATTCCTTTCGACAAGGCGATCGCGGGCGTCCGCGTTGGACTGGTCAACGGCCAACTGGTGGCCAATCCCACCTATGCTGAGCAAAAAGCCAGCCTGCTGAACATCGTGGTCGTGGCCACCGAAGACGCCATTGTCATGGTGGAGGCGGCCGCGCAGGAGGTTACCGAGGAAACGGTGCTGGAAGCGCTCCAGTTTGGCCACGAACAGATCAAGAAGATCATCGCCGCTCTCAAGCAGCTCTACGCGCAAATGGGCGTTGTGAAACAACCGGTGACACCGGTTCCCTTCGATGAGGCGCTCAACAAGGAAATCGAGGCCAGGTATCGCGAACGGCTCAGCGATGCTCTCAATACCCGGAAGTACTCGAAAAAGGAGAGCCAGAAGAAAGTGGATGAGCTGGCCGACGAACTGAAGGCATCGATCCCGGAAGAGGACGAGGAGAAGCGGCAGGAAGCGGCCCGCCATTTTGAAATCTTGCGCGAGCGCATCTTCCGCGACGAGATGCTCTTGCGGCACCGGCGACCGGACGGCCGCGCGTTTGACGAAATTCGTCCGGTGACCTGCGAGATCGGGATGTTGCCTCGCGTGCATGGTTCGGCGCTTTTCACTCGCGGGGAAACCCAGGCGCTGGTCACGGTCACCCTTGGGACAAAGGAGGACAAGCAACGGCTCGATCTGCTCTGGGAAGAGGAATCTTTCAAGCGCTTCATGTTGCACTACAACTTTCCCCCCTTCAGTGTGGGCGAGGTCGCTTTCCTCCGCGGCCCGGGGCGACGCGAAATCGGCCACGGCGCTCTGGCGGAGCGGTCCCTGCTTAACATGGTTCCGCCGGAGGAATCCTTCCCCTATACCATTCGCATCGTTTCCGACATTTTGGAATCGAACGGTTCCTCTTCGATGGCTTCGGTATGCGGCGGCTCGCTGGCGCTGATGGATGCGGGCGTACCGGTGAAGTCGGCAGTGAGCGGGATCGCGATGGGGCTCGTGAAGGAAGGTGATCGCTATGCCATCCTGACCGACATTGCCGGCGCCGAAGACCACTATGGCGACATGGACTTCAAGGTGGCCGGCACGCGGAAAGGGATCACGGCGCTGCAAATGGACATCAAGATCGGCGGCCTGACCACCCAGATTATGGTTGAGGCGCTCATGCAGGCCAAGAAAGGCCGCCTGCAAATCCTGGACACCATGGACGCCTCCATCGCCGCCCCGCGTCCTTCTATTTCGCCTTTTGCCCCCCGCGTCTTCACCCTCACCATCGCCACCGACAAAATCCGCGACCTGATCGGCCCGGGCGGCAAGATGATCCGCTCCATCATTGAGGCTACCGGCGTCAAGATCGATGTCGAAGACACCGGCAAAGTAAATGTTTTTGCCGTGGACGGCGAGTCGGCCAACAAGGCCATCGCCATGATCCAAAATGTGACGGCCACTGCCGAGGTGGGCAAGACCTATCTTGGCAAAGTGGTGCGGCTGGTGGATTTCGGCGCTTTCGTCGAGATCTTTCCCGGCACCGACGGCCTTCTCCACATCAGCGAGGTTGCCGAGCAGCGCATCCGTGATGTCCGCGATGAGCTGAAAGAGGGCGACCAGATCTTGGTGAAGGTACTGGCGGTGGAAGGCAACAAGATCAAACTCAGTCGCAAGGCCGTGCTGCGCGAGCAGCGGAACAAGCAGGCTCGGCCGCAATAA
- the rpsO gene encoding 30S ribosomal protein S15 has protein sequence MGLAKEAKSGLVEQYRIHPKDTGSPEVQIALLSERINSLTGHFKIHQKDHASRRGLIMMVSQRRRLLDYLKRRDPDRYREVVERLGLRH, from the coding sequence ATGGGATTGGCGAAAGAGGCGAAGTCGGGATTGGTCGAGCAGTATCGGATCCACCCCAAAGACACTGGTTCGCCGGAAGTGCAGATCGCTCTTTTGAGCGAACGCATCAATTCGCTGACTGGCCATTTCAAGATCCATCAAAAAGACCATGCGTCGAGGCGCGGGCTGATCATGATGGTGAGTCAGCGCCGGCGCCTTCTCGATTACCTGAAGCGGCGCGACCCGGACCGGTATCGTGAGGTCGTCGAGCGTCTCGGGCTGCGCCACTAG
- the folE gene encoding GTP cyclohydrolase I FolE, with protein MVLTERGSEAIAERMREILVELGEDPTREGLRGTPGRVARALKFLTSGYQQDINKLLNGATFSVCYDEMVIVKDIEVFSLCEHHLLPFLGKCHVAYIPNQRVIGLSKIPRLVNMFARRLQIQERLTNQIADAIQQKIAPQGVGVVMEARHLCMVMRGVEKQHSVAVTSAMLGAFRDCQQTREEFLSLIRTPPIR; from the coding sequence ATGGTTTTGACAGAACGCGGCTCCGAGGCCATTGCCGAGCGCATGCGCGAGATTCTGGTTGAGCTGGGAGAAGACCCGACGCGCGAGGGGCTGCGGGGAACTCCGGGGCGCGTGGCGCGGGCGCTCAAATTTCTTACCAGCGGCTACCAGCAGGACATCAACAAGCTCCTGAACGGAGCCACGTTCAGCGTTTGCTATGATGAAATGGTGATCGTGAAGGACATCGAAGTGTTCAGTCTTTGCGAGCACCACCTGCTGCCCTTTTTGGGCAAGTGCCACGTGGCTTACATCCCGAACCAGCGCGTCATCGGCCTGAGCAAGATTCCGCGGCTGGTCAACATGTTCGCCCGGCGGCTTCAGATCCAGGAGCGGCTGACGAACCAGATTGCCGACGCCATCCAGCAAAAGATCGCCCCGCAAGGCGTGGGCGTGGTGATGGAGGCACGCCACCTGTGCATGGTGATGCGGGGCGTTGAGAAGCAGCACTCGGTCGCGGTGACGAGCGCGATGCTGGGTGCATTTCGCGATTGCCAGCAGACACGCGAAGAATTCCTTTCGCTGATTCGCACACCGCCCATTCGATAG
- a CDS encoding 6-carboxytetrahydropterin synthase, translating into MIYLTRGYLFCASHRLHSGRLSEEENWRVYGKCNNPHGHGHNYRLEVTVAGEIDSSTGMVCNLSELDSFVEQNILDRFDHAHLNRDQELFTDTVPTSENVCRAIFGIVKGGFKLAKVQKVWLGETSLNSFEYLEEADR; encoded by the coding sequence GTGATCTACCTGACCCGCGGCTATCTCTTCTGCGCTTCGCACCGGCTGCACAGCGGCCGCTTGAGTGAGGAAGAGAACTGGCGGGTGTATGGAAAGTGCAACAATCCGCACGGCCACGGCCACAACTATCGCCTGGAAGTGACGGTAGCGGGCGAGATTGATTCCTCGACCGGCATGGTCTGCAACCTGAGCGAGCTGGATTCCTTCGTGGAGCAAAACATTCTCGACCGTTTTGACCACGCCCATCTGAATCGCGACCAGGAGCTTTTTACGGATACCGTGCCGACCAGCGAAAACGTTTGCCGGGCCATTTTTGGAATTGTGAAGGGTGGTTTCAAGCTGGCGAAAGTGCAGAAGGTGTGGCTCGGCGAGACGAGCCTGAATTCCTTTGAATATTTGGAAGAAGCCGACCGTTAA
- a CDS encoding 6-carboxytetrahydropterin synthase, whose protein sequence is MYLTRKIEFSASHYYHNPALSPEENRRIFGKCNNPNGHGHNYTLEVTVQGEPDPVTGMVLDLKELKAVLEREVMQVFDHKFINREVPGFQAKIPTTENLAVAIWGLLQPKIPQGRLHRVRLYETPDLFVDYYGEGK, encoded by the coding sequence ATGTACCTGACGAGAAAAATTGAGTTTTCCGCCTCACACTACTATCACAACCCGGCGTTGAGCCCGGAAGAGAACCGGCGCATCTTCGGGAAATGCAACAATCCGAACGGCCACGGCCACAACTATACGCTGGAGGTGACGGTCCAGGGCGAACCCGACCCCGTGACCGGAATGGTGCTCGACCTGAAGGAATTGAAGGCGGTGCTCGAAAGGGAAGTGATGCAGGTCTTCGACCACAAGTTCATCAACCGGGAAGTGCCGGGGTTCCAGGCGAAAATCCCGACCACCGAGAACCTTGCCGTGGCCATCTGGGGGCTTCTGCAGCCGAAGATTCCGCAAGGGCGCTTGCACCGCGTGCGGCTCTATGAGACGCCGGACTTGTTTGTGGACTATTACGGGGAGGGGAAGTGA